Proteins encoded in a region of the Phalacrocorax carbo chromosome 17, bPhaCar2.1, whole genome shotgun sequence genome:
- the CRYBA1 gene encoding LOW QUALITY PROTEIN: beta-crystallin A3 (The sequence of the model RefSeq protein was modified relative to this genomic sequence to represent the inferred CDS: deleted 1 base in 1 codon), with protein sequence MGEAAVPPELDTVPAAKMAQTNPLPVPMGPWKSVRSRGRENCQPQPCHPPVPEWLRSSLRMAPLPRELISARITVYDQENFQGKRMEFTSACPNIMECGFDNIRSLKVECGAWVGYEHTGFCGQQFILERGEYPRWDAWSGSNAYHIERLMSFRPVCSANHKESKITIFEKDNFIGRQWEISDDYPSLQAMGWANNEVGSMKIQCGAWVCYQYPGYRGYQYVLESDHHGGDYKHWREWGSHAQTSQIQSIRRVQQ encoded by the exons ATGGGTGAAGCAGCAGTA CCGCCTGAGCTAG aCACCGTtccagcagcaaagatggctcAGACAAACCCTCTGCCTGTCCCCATGGGCCCGTGGAAG AGCGTTCGGAGCAGAGGCCGGGAGAACTGccagccacagccctgccacCCGCCCGTCCCAGAATGGCTCCGCTCCTCTCTCCGGATGGCACCGCTGCCCCGGGAACTGATCTCCGCACGG ATCACCGTGTATGACCAAGAAAACTTCCAGGGCAAGAGGATGGAGTTCACGTCAGCTTGTCCAAACATCATGGAGTGCGGCTTCGACAACATCCGCTCCCTGAAGGTGGAGTGTGGCGC CTGGGTCGGTTACGAGCACACAGGCTTCTGCGGgcagcagttcatcctggagaggGGAGAGTACCCGCGCTGGGACGCCTGGAGCGGCAGCAACGCCTACCACATCGAGCGCCTGATGTCCTTCCGCCCCGTCTGCTCCGCT AACCACAAGGAATCCAAGATAACCATCTTCGAGAAAGACAACTTCATTGGCCGCCAGTGGGAGATAAGTGATGACTACCCCTCGCTGCAGGCCATGGGCTGGGCCAACAACGAAGTGGGCTCCATGAAGATCCAGTGCGGCGC ctggGTCTGCTACCAGTATCCTGGGTACCGTGGCTACCAGTACGTCCTGGAGTCCGACCACCACGGAGGAGACTACAAGCACTGGCGAGAGTGGGGTTCGCATGCCCAGACCTCCCAGATCCAATCCATCAGGCGTGTCCAGCAGTAG
- the NUFIP2 gene encoding FMR1-interacting protein NUFIP2 isoform X1: MEEQPHHHHHHHYYYYGHHHHHHHHPQSSYLPPPDGRAQPKPPLRHEHKHGGPQHQEAAKRRAGYGELNGNAGEREVSLKGLCSDEPTAPGSRVPNGSQQLVDTNVTPKQTVKASALGKAGIKPKNFIQKNSMDKKNEKSYENKLRESQSSDKPEGVSIPNGVVTNNSSYITNGYVGKGADNDGSGSESGYTTPKKRKGRRNSAKGCENLNLVQDKIMQQEVSAPTLKQELESFKPDYSEQKGNRIENTKPVWKYEAGAGGAGRGKPGLGDVQRKNSDAKPGISSKKFDDRPKGKHASSATSKEDSWTLFKPPPVFPVDNSSAKIVPKISYASKVKENLNKAAQTPSTSSSSSSSSAGETQAQTSSRLSQVPMSAMKSVTSASFSNGPILAGTDGSVYSPGTQPLLSTAASTVPSASSESVPQDMSTTSTALEQKKSSLFIYPSNMQTVLMGTAQVDFPSQTNQQNLGDIFQNQWGLSFINEPSAGPETVVGKSADNQLMEVTFQGEYPATLVSQCAEIIPSGTEQPVFPKAYELDKRTSPQILSAILKPGTAVEGGVLALELHHTGDLQKADTGSQGALVFLSKDYEIENPLASPTNNLLASAKEQGYQRGLERKDSWGSFDLRAAILYHTKEMESVWNLQKQDPKRIITYDEAMDRPDQ; this comes from the exons GAGGagcagccccaccaccaccaccaccaccattaCTACTACTACggtcaccaccaccaccaccaccaccacccgcAGAGCTCCTACCTGCCGCCGCCCgacggccgagcccagcccAAGCCGCCGCTCCGACACGAACACAAGCACGGCGGTCCGCAGCACCAGGAGGCGGCCAAACGGAGAGCAG GCTACGGAGAGCTAAATGGTAACGCAGGAGAAAGAGAAGTGTCATTAAAGGGCCTGTGCTCTGATGAACCCACCGCCCCAGGATCCAGGGTACCCAATGGCAGCCAGCAGCTCGTAGACACTAACGTGACCCCAAAGCAGACTGTGAAGGCCAGTGCTTTGGGGAAGGCTGGAATCAAACCCAAGAACTTCATTCAGAAAAATAGCATGGACAAAAAGAATGAGAAGTCCTACGAAAATAAACTTAGAGAAAGCCAGTCCTCAGACAAGCCAGAGGGAGTGTCTATTCCAAATGGTGTGGTAACCAATAATTCTAGCTATATCACGAATGGCTACGTAGGCAAAGGGGCCGACAATGATGGTAGTGGCTCCGAGAGTGGATATACTACACCTAAAAAACGGAAAGGCAGGCGCAACAGTGCCAAGGGTTGTGAGAACTTGAATCTAGTACAGGACAAAATAATGCAACAGGAGGTCAGCGCACCAACCTTAAAACAGGAACTTGAGAGTTTCAAGCCTGATTATAGCGAACAAAAGGGGAACCGAATTGAAAATACTAAGCCTGTTTGGAAATAcgaggctggggctggtggaGCAGGCCGGGGAAAGCCTGGGCTTGGGGATGTACAGCGAAAAAACTCTGATGCCAAACCTGGGATTAGCAGCAAGAAGTTTGATGACCGGCCCAAAGGGAAGCACGCATCGTCAGCTACATCTAAAGAGGACTCATGGACCTTATTTAAGCCACCCCCAGTTTTTCCAGTGGACAATAGCAGTGCTAAAATAGTTCCCAAAATAAGTTATGCAAGTAAAGTCAAAGAAAACCTCAACAAAGCAGCTCAGACCCCATCCACGTCATCATCGTCATCTTCGTCATCTGCCGGGGAAACTCAGGCCCAAACATCAAGTCGACTGTCCCAAGTCCCCATGTCTGCTATGAAATCTGTGACTTCTGCTAGCTTCTCGAATGGGCCAATCCTAGCAGGGACTGATGGAAGCGTGTATTCTCCAGGGACCCAGCCACTGCTCTCAACTGCTGCTAGTACTGTACCATCAGCCTCCTCCGAGTCAGTACCCCAGGACATGAGTACAACTTCAACAGCTCTCGAACAAAAGAAATCTAGCCTTTTTATCTACCCTTCAAATATGCAAACTGTGCTTATGGGTACAGCGCAAGTCGACTTCCCATCGCAGACGAATCAGCAGAACCTGGGAGATATCTTCCAGAATCAGTGGGGCTTGTCTTTCATAAACGAGCCCAGCGCTGGACCCGAAACTGTTGTGGGGAAATCTGCAGATAATCAGTTAATGGAAGTGACATTTCAAGGGGAATATCCTGCCACTTTGGTTTCACAGTGTGCTGAAATCATTCCCTCAGGAACTGAACAACCTGTGTTTCCTAAGGCTTATGAGCTGGATAAACGGACTAGCCCTCAAATTCTTAGTGCTATTCTTAAGCCTGGGACTGCTGTTGAGGGTGGTGTCTTAGCTTTGGAGTTGCATCACACAGGTGACCTACAAAAGGCAGACACCGGTAGCCAAGGTGCTTTagtgtttctttcaaaagacTATGAAATAGAGAATCCTCTGGCCTCTCCTACGAACAATTTGCTAGCCTCCGCCAAAGAACAGGGGTACCAGAGAGGCCTAGAAAGGAAAGATAGCTGGGGTTCTTTTGACCTGAGGGCTGCTATTCTATATCACACTAAAG AAATGGAATCGGTTTGGAATTTGCAGAAGCAAG atcCCAAAAGGATAATCACTTACGACGAAGCCATGGATCGCCCGGATCAATGA
- the NUFIP2 gene encoding FMR1-interacting protein NUFIP2 isoform X2 — MDKKNEKSYENKLRESQSSDKPEGVSIPNGVVTNNSSYITNGYVGKGADNDGSGSESGYTTPKKRKGRRNSAKGCENLNLVQDKIMQQEVSAPTLKQELESFKPDYSEQKGNRIENTKPVWKYEAGAGGAGRGKPGLGDVQRKNSDAKPGISSKKFDDRPKGKHASSATSKEDSWTLFKPPPVFPVDNSSAKIVPKISYASKVKENLNKAAQTPSTSSSSSSSSAGETQAQTSSRLSQVPMSAMKSVTSASFSNGPILAGTDGSVYSPGTQPLLSTAASTVPSASSESVPQDMSTTSTALEQKKSSLFIYPSNMQTVLMGTAQVDFPSQTNQQNLGDIFQNQWGLSFINEPSAGPETVVGKSADNQLMEVTFQGEYPATLVSQCAEIIPSGTEQPVFPKAYELDKRTSPQILSAILKPGTAVEGGVLALELHHTGDLQKADTGSQGALVFLSKDYEIENPLASPTNNLLASAKEQGYQRGLERKDSWGSFDLRAAILYHTKEMESVWNLQKQDPKRIITYDEAMDRPDQ; from the exons ATGGACAAAAAGAATGAGAAGTCCTACGAAAATAAACTTAGAGAAAGCCAGTCCTCAGACAAGCCAGAGGGAGTGTCTATTCCAAATGGTGTGGTAACCAATAATTCTAGCTATATCACGAATGGCTACGTAGGCAAAGGGGCCGACAATGATGGTAGTGGCTCCGAGAGTGGATATACTACACCTAAAAAACGGAAAGGCAGGCGCAACAGTGCCAAGGGTTGTGAGAACTTGAATCTAGTACAGGACAAAATAATGCAACAGGAGGTCAGCGCACCAACCTTAAAACAGGAACTTGAGAGTTTCAAGCCTGATTATAGCGAACAAAAGGGGAACCGAATTGAAAATACTAAGCCTGTTTGGAAATAcgaggctggggctggtggaGCAGGCCGGGGAAAGCCTGGGCTTGGGGATGTACAGCGAAAAAACTCTGATGCCAAACCTGGGATTAGCAGCAAGAAGTTTGATGACCGGCCCAAAGGGAAGCACGCATCGTCAGCTACATCTAAAGAGGACTCATGGACCTTATTTAAGCCACCCCCAGTTTTTCCAGTGGACAATAGCAGTGCTAAAATAGTTCCCAAAATAAGTTATGCAAGTAAAGTCAAAGAAAACCTCAACAAAGCAGCTCAGACCCCATCCACGTCATCATCGTCATCTTCGTCATCTGCCGGGGAAACTCAGGCCCAAACATCAAGTCGACTGTCCCAAGTCCCCATGTCTGCTATGAAATCTGTGACTTCTGCTAGCTTCTCGAATGGGCCAATCCTAGCAGGGACTGATGGAAGCGTGTATTCTCCAGGGACCCAGCCACTGCTCTCAACTGCTGCTAGTACTGTACCATCAGCCTCCTCCGAGTCAGTACCCCAGGACATGAGTACAACTTCAACAGCTCTCGAACAAAAGAAATCTAGCCTTTTTATCTACCCTTCAAATATGCAAACTGTGCTTATGGGTACAGCGCAAGTCGACTTCCCATCGCAGACGAATCAGCAGAACCTGGGAGATATCTTCCAGAATCAGTGGGGCTTGTCTTTCATAAACGAGCCCAGCGCTGGACCCGAAACTGTTGTGGGGAAATCTGCAGATAATCAGTTAATGGAAGTGACATTTCAAGGGGAATATCCTGCCACTTTGGTTTCACAGTGTGCTGAAATCATTCCCTCAGGAACTGAACAACCTGTGTTTCCTAAGGCTTATGAGCTGGATAAACGGACTAGCCCTCAAATTCTTAGTGCTATTCTTAAGCCTGGGACTGCTGTTGAGGGTGGTGTCTTAGCTTTGGAGTTGCATCACACAGGTGACCTACAAAAGGCAGACACCGGTAGCCAAGGTGCTTTagtgtttctttcaaaagacTATGAAATAGAGAATCCTCTGGCCTCTCCTACGAACAATTTGCTAGCCTCCGCCAAAGAACAGGGGTACCAGAGAGGCCTAGAAAGGAAAGATAGCTGGGGTTCTTTTGACCTGAGGGCTGCTATTCTATATCACACTAAAG AAATGGAATCGGTTTGGAATTTGCAGAAGCAAG atcCCAAAAGGATAATCACTTACGACGAAGCCATGGATCGCCCGGATCAATGA